In one window of Gossypium hirsutum isolate 1008001.06 chromosome A01, Gossypium_hirsutum_v2.1, whole genome shotgun sequence DNA:
- the LOC121230733 gene encoding protein SCAR2-like produces MPATDTTSRHITIVSSHEKITHPPDQFVPDIGLEGGAYQHPEQNSRREERNLPNISVPLPVKREEHIPSKVVEDLLMEVEQQFPTKVEEQPQHGLAVSEGESSQISNDIVKQGLASPEVDIAETSNTTVQHELSISEGAAVRPSITLALSPVVEDENSNGNPTVKLPRPRNPLIDAVAAHDKSKLRKVTERIHPPVIPKVDERDSLLEQIRTKSFNLKPAVVTRPSIQGPKTNLRVAAILEKANAIRQALAGSDEDDDEDSWSDS; encoded by the exons ATGCCAGCTACTGATACAACTTCAAGACATATTACCATTGTATCTTCACATGAGAAAATAACACATCCTCCAGACCAGTTTGTACCGGATATAGGTTTGGAAGGTGGGGCATATCAGCACCCTGAACAAAATTCCAGGAGAGAGGAGAGGAATCTTCCTAATATATCTGTGCCCCTGCCAGTTAAGAGAGAGGAGCATATACCAAGCAAGGTAGTGGAGGATCTTTTAATGGAAGTAGAACAACAGTTTCCAACCAAGGTAGAGGAGCAGCCTCAACATGGTTTGGCAGTTTCAGAGGGAGAATCTTCGCAGATATCAAATGACATTGTTAAGCAAGGTTTGGCATCTCCAGAGGTAGATATTGCAGAGACATCAAATACAACTGTGCAGCATGAGTTGTCAATTTCAGAGGGAGCAGCAGTGCGGCCGTCAATTACGCTTGCTCTATCACCAGTTGTTGAAGATGAAAACTCGAATGGCAATCCAACTGTGAAGCTTCCTCGACCTCGCAATCCTCTCATTGATGCTGTTGCTGCTCATGACAAGAGCAAG TTGAGAAAGGTAACGGAACGGATTCACCCTCCAGTCATTCCAAAGGTAGACGAAAGAGATTCGTTGCTGGAACAGATACGAACAAAG tCCTTCAACTTGAAGCCTGCTGTGGTTACCAGACCCAGTATTCAGGGTCCTAAAACCAACTTAAGAGTAGCAGCAATCTTGGAGAAAGCAAATGCAATTCGCCAG GCATTAGCTGGCAGTGATGAAGATGATGACGAAGATAGTTGGAGTGACTCTTAA
- the LOC107958091 gene encoding CASP-like protein 4B1 has product MPHMNEFPSLPRQLSELTYAELSVSGTKRNKNNVSQSPVSFIFLLILVPKSPIFIFDSQMMSNPVEPTKIDDAGSNSNVENPTPAVSAINRRWKREDLLNKGSLFLRGLAFFFSLLSFIIMASNKHGGWKNFDRYSEYRYLLAIAALSILYTGGQAWRQVLSIWKNNNILEQRISAMPDFFGDQMVAYLLISSTSAAIPLTNNMREGQDNIFTDASASALSMSFFAFLSLALSAMVSGYKLSTQSYI; this is encoded by the exons ATGCCCCACATGAATGAGTTCCCTTCCCTTCCAAGACAGCTGAGTGAGTTGACTTACGCAGAGTTGTCTGTTTCCGGTACGAAACGAAACAAAAACAACGTTTCTCAATCTCCTGTTTCTTTCATCTTCCTCCTCATTTTAGTCCCCAAATCTCCCATCTTTATCTTCGATTCTCAAATGATGTCGAACCCCGTTGAACCAACTAAGATTGATGATGCTGGATCCAATTCCAACGTCGAGAACCCTACTCCGGCTGTCTCTGCCATTAACAGGCGTTGGAAAAGGGAGGATTTGTTGAATAAAGGTTCTCTCTTTCTCAGAGGATTGGCTTTCTTCTTCTCTTTGCTATCTTTCATTATCATGGCTTCCAACAAGCATGGTGGTTGGAAAAATTTCGATCGCTATTCTGAATACAG gtATTTGTTGGCAATTGCAGCTCTATCGATTTTGTACACCGGAGGACAAGCGTGGAGACAGGTGCTTTCGATTTGGAAAAACAATAACATATTAGAACAACGTATCTCTGCCATGCCCGACTTTTTTGGAGATCAA ATGGTGGCATACCTGTTGATATCATCCACATCCGCGGCGATTCCATTGACAAACAATATGAGAGAGGGACAAGACAATATTTTCACCGATGCCTCAGCTTCGGCTCTCAGTATGTCATTTTTTGCCTTCCTATCGCTGGCACTATCAGCCATGGTTTCGGGTTATAAACTTTCAACTCAATCATACATCTAA
- the LOC107939691 gene encoding macrophage migration inhibitory factor homolog: MPCLNLSTNVNLDGVDTSAILSEATSSVAKLIGKPEAYVMIVLKGSVPMSFGGTEQPAAYGELVSIGGLNPDVNKKLSAAIAAILETKLQVPKSRFFLKFYDTKGSNFGWNGSTF, from the exons ATGCCTTGCCTAAACCTTTCAACCAACGTCAATCTCGACGGCGTCGACACCTCCGCCATCCTTTCCGAAGCCACCTCTTCCGTCGCTAAACTCATCGGCAAACCTGAGGCC TATGTGATGATTGTGTTGAAGGGTTCAGTACCCATGTCATTTGGTGGTACCGAGCAGCCAGCTGCCTATGGAGAACTGGTATCAATTGGGGGCCTTAATCCAGATGTGAACAAGAAACTGAGTGCTGCAATTGCTGCAATTCTTGAAACCAAGCTACAAGTGCCTAAGTCACGGTTCTTCCTCAAATTCTACGACACCAAG GGTTCCAACTTTGGATGGAACGGATCCACCTTCTGA
- the LOC107939668 gene encoding LOW QUALITY PROTEIN: F-box/LRR-repeat protein 3 (The sequence of the model RefSeq protein was modified relative to this genomic sequence to represent the inferred CDS: inserted 1 base in 1 codon), which produces MKKQKPDNLKGFNPFNQLPQEIIFTILDLLNSNPLDIKSFSLACKSFYAAESKHRTSLKPLRQEHLPSILSRYPNIAHLHLTRCSRVSDTCLSFVSHACASSLRSIDLSRTHLFSASGLLGLALNCNNLVEIDLSNATELKDSAMAAVSQAKNLEKLWLARCKSVTDLGVGCVAVGCRKLKSICLKWCXGVGDLGVGLLAVKCNHICYLDLSYLPITSKCLSPILKLQHLEDLALEGCFGIDDDSLAVLKHGCNSLKSLDVSTCQNISHNGLSSLVSGAVGLQQLTLAHGSPVTSSLGDSLKKFSMLQSVKLDGCLISYDGLKTIGNWCPSLRELSLSKCSGVTDEGLSSIVTRHKDLRKLDITCCRKITDVSISRITNSCNSLTSLRMESCTLVSREAFVLIGQRCHLLEELDLTDNEIDDKGLKYISRCSQLSNLKLGICLNITDEGLIHIGRGCSKLLELDLYRSVEITDSGIIAIAQGCPGLEMINIAYCKDITDHSLLSLSKCSRLKTLESRGCSMITSLGLTAVAVGCKELTKLDVKKCPNIDDAGMLPLTHFSQNLRQINLSHSSVTDIGLLSLAGISCLQNITILHLKSLTPTGLAAVLLACGGLTKVKLQAEFKWLLPHRLIEHLEARGCTFQWRDKVLQVELDPKCWKLRLEDLMP; this is translated from the exons ATGAAGAAACAAAAACCAGACAACCTTAAAGGCTTCAACCCCTTTAATCAGCTGCCTCAAGAGATCATCTTCACCATCCTCGACCTCCTTAACTCCAATCCTCTCGACATAAAGTCTTTCTCTTTAGCTTGCAAGTCTTTCTACGCTGCTGAATCCAAGCACCGTACCTCCCTCAAGCCCCTCCGCCAGGAACACCTCCCTTCAATCCTTTCCCGCTACCCCAACATCGCCCATCTCCATCTCACGCGCTGCTCACGTGTCTCCGACACCTGTCTCTCCTTTGTATCCCATGCATGCGCCTCCTCGCTTCGCTCCATTGATTTATCCAGAACTCATCTCTTTTCCGCTTCTGGGTTGTTGGGCTTGGCTTTGAATTGTAACAACTTGGTTGAGATTGATTTGTCCAATGCCACGGAGTTGAAAGACTCGGCTATGGCTGCCGTTTCCCAAGCTAAGAACTTGGAAAAGCTATGGCTCGCGAGGTGTAAGTCGGTTACGGATTTGGGGGTGGGATGTGTTGCTGTTGGATGCAGAAAATTGAAGTCCATTTGCTTGAAATGGT TTGGGGTTGGTGATTTAGGGGTTGGTTTGCTTGCTGTTAAGTGCAACCACATTTGCTACTTGGATCTTTCTTACTTACCT ATTACAAGTAAATGTTTATCACCTATCTTGAAATTACAACATCTAGAAGACTTGGCCCTTGAAGGATGTTTCGGCATCGATGATGACAGCCTTGCTGTCCTCAAACATGGATGCAATTCATTAAAG AGTCTTGATGTGTCAACTTGTCAGAATATTAGTCACAATGGCTTGTCTTCCCTAGTAAGTGGTGCTGTAGGTCTGCAGCAACTTACCTTAGCCCATGGTTCACCT GTAACCTCTTCCCTTGGTGattctttgaaaaagttttctaTGTTGCAATCTGTTAAATTGGATGGTTGTCTGATTAGCTATGATGGACTGAAAACTATCGGAAACTGGTGCCCTTCATTAAGGGAATTGAGTTTAAGTAAATGCTCAGGAGTAACAGATGAAGGCCTCTCGTCCATTGTAACAAGGCATAAAGACCTAAGGAAACTAGACATTACGTGTTGCCGCAAGATAACTGATGTCTCTATTTCCCGCATCACAAATTCGTGCAACTCTCTTACTTCTCTCAGGATGGAGTCCTGTACCCTGGTTTCTAGAGAAGCCTTTGTTTTGATCGGCCAGCGGTGTCATTTGCTTGAAGAGCTTGACCTTACAGATAATGAAATTGATGATAAAG GTCTGAAGTACATATCCAGATGTTCCCAACTATCCAACTTAAAGCTAGGAATTTGCCTTAATATAACTGATGAGGGACTTATCCATATCGGCAGGGGCTGCTCAAAACTTTTAGAGCTTGATTTATACAG GTCTGTAGAAATAACAGATTCAGGCATTATAGCAATTGCACAAGGTTGCCCTGGCCTTGAAATGATTAATATAGCTTACTGCAAAGATATTACCGATCATTCCTTGCTATCTTTATCCAAATGCTCACGGTTAAAGACGCTTGAAAGTCGAGGGTGTTCTATGATAACATCTTTAGGACTAACAGCTGTTGCTGTGGGATGCAAGGAACTTACCAAGCTAGACGTAAAGAAGTGTCCTAATATTGATGATGCAGGAATGCTTCCACTTActcatttttctcaaaacctTCGACAA ATTAATTTGTCCCATAGCTCGGTTACGGACATAGGATTGTTGTCACTGGCTGGCATTAGCTGCCTACAGAACATAACAATTCTGCACTTAAAAAGTTTGACTCCTACTGGACTAGCCGCTGTCTTGCTGGCATGTGGAGGGTTGACAAAAGTGAAACTTCAGGCAGAGTTTAAATGGCTGCTACCCCATCGACTTATTGAACATTTGGAAGCACGCGGTTGTACTTTTCAATGGAGAGATAAAGTGCTTCAG GTGGAATTAGATCCCAAGTGTTGGAAATTACGGTTGGAAGATCTAATGCCGTAG
- the LOC107958089 gene encoding patellin-6 has protein sequence MENPHSPISIPEASPKPYKKSFVTTLMEAASLRSPFKEDTYFTSHLKASEKKALQELKDKLMASYGPDGECTMWGIPLLAEDEKADVVLLKFLRARDFRVLDSFRMLQKCLAWRKEFKADSVGEEDLGFKELEGVVAYMHGYDREGHPVCYNAYGVFKDKDMYERIFGDEEKLNKFLRWRIQVLERGISLLHFKPGGINSIIQVTDLKDMPKRELRVASNQILSLFQDNYPEMVARKIFINVPWYFSVLYSMFGPFLTQRTKSKFVISREGHAAETLYKFIRPEDVPVQYGGLSRPNDLQKPASEFTVKGGEKVNIQIEGIEAGATITWDLVVGGWDLEYSAEFVPNKEDSYTIAVEKPRKLSPTEEAIRNSYTSKESGKLVLSVDNTSSRRKKVAAYRYTVRKSTLE, from the exons ATGGAGAATCCACACTCACCCATTTCTATCCCAGAGGCTTCTCCTAAGCCTTACAAGAAAAGCTTTGTTACTACTCTAATGGAAGCCGCTAGTCTTCGCTCTCCTTTTAAGGAAGATACCTATTTTACCTCCCATTTGAAAGCTTCAGAGAAGAAGGCGTTGCAAGAGCTCAAGGACAAGCTCATGGCTTCTTATGGCCCGGACGGTGAATGCACCATGTGGGGGATTCCTTTACTTGCTGAAGACGAAAAAGCTGATGTCGTTTTGTTGAAGTTCTTGCGAGCTAGGGACTTCAGGGTGTTGGATTCCTTCCGCATGTTGCAAAAATGTCTTGCTTGGAGGAAAGAGTTTAAGGCCGACAGTGTTGGGGAAGAAGACTTGGGGTTCAAGGAGCTTGAAGGAGTTGTTGCTTATATGCATGGCTACGACAGGGAAGGTCACCCTGTTTGCTACAATGCTTATGGTGTTTTTAAAGATAAGGATATGTACGAGAGAATCTTTGGTGATGAAGAGAAACTGAACAAGTTTCTGAGATGGAGAATTCAAGTCCTGGAAAGAGGGATCAGTCTCCTACATTTCAAGCCTGGTGGGATTAACTCTATTATTCAAGTCACTGATCTAAAAGACATGCCTAAGAGAGAACTTAGGGTAGCTTCAAATCAGATCCTTTCCCTCTTTCAAGATAATTACCCTGAAATGGTAGCTCGAAAG ATTTTCATCAATGTCCCATGGTACTTCAGTGTGCTGTACTCAATGTTCGGTCCATTTTTAACTCAGCGAACTAAGAGCAAGTTCGTCATCTCCAGAGAGGGGCATGCTGCTGAAACACTGTACAA ATTTATAAGGCCTGAAGATGTTCCAGTACAGTATGGTGGACTGAGTCGACCCAATGACTTACAGAAACCAGCCTCGGAGTTCACTGTTAAAGGAGGAGAGAAAGTGAACATTCAAATTGAAGGGATTGAG GCTGGAGCAACCATAACATGGGACCTGGTAGTAGGAGGGTGGGACTTAGAATATAGTGCAGAATTCGTGCCCAACAAAGAAGACAGCTACACCATTGCAGTGGAGAAGCCAAGGAAACTAAGTCCAACAGAGGAAGCCATTCGCAACTCCTATACATCAAAGGAATCAGGCAAACTAGTGCTGTCAGTGGATAATACAAGTTCCAGGAGAAAAAAGGTTGCTGCTTATCGCTATACTGTTCGCAAATCAACCTTGGAGTAG